A genomic region of Notamacropus eugenii isolate mMacEug1 chromosome 3, mMacEug1.pri_v2, whole genome shotgun sequence contains the following coding sequences:
- the CTNNB1 gene encoding catenin beta-1 isoform X1, translating to MATQADLMELDMAMEPDRKAAVSHWQQQSYLDSGIHSGATTTAPSLSGKGNPEEEDVDTTQVLYEWEQGFSQSFTQEQVADIDGQYAMTRAQRVRAAMFPETLDEGMQIPSTQFDAAHPTNVQRLAEPSQMLKHAVVNLINYQDDAELATRAIPELTKLLNDEDQVVVNKAAVMVHQLSKKEASRHAIMRSPQMVSAIVRTMQNTNDVETARCTAGTLHNLSHHREGLLAIFKSGGIPALVKMLGSPVDSVLFYAITTLHNLLLHQEGAKMAVRLAGGLQKMVALLNKTNVKFLAITTDCLQILAYGNQESKLIILASGGPQALVNIMRTYTYEKLLWTTSRVLKVLSVCSSNKPAIVEAGGMQALGLHLTDPSQRLVQNCLWTLRNLSDAATKQEGMEGLLGTLVQLLGSDDINVVTCAAGILSNLTCNNYKNKMMVCQVGGIEALVRTVLRAGDREDITEPAICALRHLTSRHQEAEMAQNAVRLHYGLPVVVKLLHPPSHWPLIKATVGLIRNLALCPANHAPLREQGAIPRLVQLLVRAHQDTQRRTSMGGTQQQFVEGVRMEEIVEGCTGALHILARDVHNRIVIRGLNTIPLFVQLLYSPIENIQRVAAGVLCELAQDKEAAEAIEAEGATAPLTELLHSRNEGVATYAAAVLFRMSEDKPQDYKKRLSVELTSSLFRTEPMTWNETADLGLDIGAQGEPLGYRQDDPSYRSFHSGGYGQDALGMDPMMEHEMGGHHPGADYPVDGLPDLGHAQDLMDGLPPGDSNQLAWFDTDL from the exons ctgaCTTGATGGAATTAGACATGGCGATGGAGCCAGATAGAAAAGCAGCTGTTAGCCACTGGCAACAACAGTCTTACCTTGATTCTGGAATCCATTCTGGTGCCACAACAACAGCTCCCTCCCTGAGTGGCAAAGGAAATCCTGAGGAGGAAGATGTAGATACTACCCAAGTTTTATATGAATGGGAACAGGGATTTTCTCAGTCCTTCACACAGGAACAGGTAGCTG ATATTGATGGCCAGTACGCCATGACCAGAGCGCAGAGAGTACGAGCTGCCATGTTCCCTGAAACACTGGATGAGGGAATGCAGATCCCATCCACTCAGTTTGATGCAGCTCACCCAACAAATGTTCAGCGTTTGGCCGAACCTTCTCAGATGCTAAAGCATGCTGTGGTGAATTTGATCAACTACCAGGATGATGCAGAGCTAGCTACTCGTGCAATTCCTGAATTGACCAAACTGCTAAATGATGAGGATcag GTGGTAGTTAATAAGGCTGCAGTTATGGTTCACCAACTGTCTAAGAAAGAAGCCTCCAGACACGCCATTATGCGCTCTCCTCAGATGGTATCTGCTATTGTGCGCACCATGCAAAATACAAATGATGTAGAAACAGCACGTTGTACTGCTGGAACACTGCACAATCTTTCCCATCACCGTGAAGGCTTACTGGCTATCTTTAAGTCTGGTGGCATTCCTGCCCTTGTGAAAATGCTTGG CTCCCCAGTGGACTCTGTGTTGTTTTATGCCATTACGACTCTCCACAACCTTTTATTACATCAAGAAGGAGCCAAAATGGCGGTGCGTCTTGCTGGTGGGCTGCAGAAAATGGTTGCTTTGCTCaacaaaacaaatgttaaattccTGGCTATCACAACAGACTGTCTTCAAATTTTGGCTTATGGCAATCAAGAAAGCAAG CTGATCATTCTGGCTAGTGGTGGGCCCCAGGCTCTGGTAAATATAATGAGGACTTACACCTATGAAAAACTCCTGTGGACCACAAGTAGAGTACTGAAGGTTTTGTCAGTCTGCTCTAGTAACAAACCAGCTATTGTGGAAGCTG gtGGAATGCAAGCTTTAGGACTTCACCTTACAGATCCAAGTCAGCGTCTTGTACAGAATTGTCTCTGGACTCTTAGGAATCTCTCAGATGCTGCGACTAAGCAG GAAGGAATGGAAGGTCTTCTAGGGACTCTGGTTCAGCTTTTAGGCTCAGATGATATAAATGTTGTCACCTGTGCTGCTGGCATCCTTTCTAATCTCACCTGCAATAACTACAAGAACAAGATGATGGTGTGCCAAGTTGGTGGAATCGAAGCTCTTGTTCGCACCGTTCTTCGCGCTGGTGATAGGGAGGATATCACTGAACCTGCCATCTGTGCTCTTCGTCATTTGACTAGTAGACACCAGGAGGCTGAGATGGCACAGAATGCTGTCCGCCTCCATTATGGACTCCCAGTGGTGGTTAAGCTCTTACATCCACCATCTCATTGGCCTCTAATAAAG GCTACTGTTGGTCTCATCCGAAATCTTGCCCTTTGCCCAGCAAATCATGCACCTTTACGTGAGCAAGGTGCCATTCCTCGGTTAGTTCAGTTGTTGGTGAGAGCACATCAGGACACCCAGCGCCGGACTTCAATGGGTGGGACACAGCAGCAGTTTGTG GAGGGAGTTCGTATGGAAGAAATCGTGGAAGGTTGCACTGGAGCCCTTCATATCCTTGCCCGCGATGTCCACAACCGAATCGTCATCAGGGGTCTAAATACCATTCCACTGTTCGTGCAG TTGCTGTATTCCCCTATTGAGAACATCCAGAGAGTGGCTGCAGGGGTGCTTTGTGAACTGGCTCAGGACAAGGAAGCCGCAGAAGCGATTGAGGCTGAGGGAGCCACTGCTCCTCTGACCGAATTACTGCATTCGAGAAATGAGGGTGTGG CTACATATGCAGCTGCTGTGTTGTTCCGGATGTCTGAGGACAAGCCACAGGACTACAAGAAGCGTCTTTCTGTCGAACTAACCAGCTCACTCTTCAGAACTGAACCAATGACTTGGAATGAG ACTGCTGATCTTGGACTTGATATTGGTGCCCAAGGAGAACCCCTTGGTTATCGTCAggatg ATCCTAGCTATCGTTCTTTCCACTCTGGAGGCTATGGCCAGGATGCCTTGGGGATGGACCCCATGATGGAACATGAAATGGGTGGCCACCACCCAGGGGCTGATTACCCAGTTGATGGGCTTCCAGATCTGGGACATGCCCAGGACCTTATGGATGGGTTGCCTCCAGGTGACAGTAATCAGTTGGCTTGGTTCGATACTGACCTGTAA
- the CTNNB1 gene encoding catenin beta-1 isoform X2 produces the protein MELDMAMEPDRKAAVSHWQQQSYLDSGIHSGATTTAPSLSGKGNPEEEDVDTTQVLYEWEQGFSQSFTQEQVADIDGQYAMTRAQRVRAAMFPETLDEGMQIPSTQFDAAHPTNVQRLAEPSQMLKHAVVNLINYQDDAELATRAIPELTKLLNDEDQVVVNKAAVMVHQLSKKEASRHAIMRSPQMVSAIVRTMQNTNDVETARCTAGTLHNLSHHREGLLAIFKSGGIPALVKMLGSPVDSVLFYAITTLHNLLLHQEGAKMAVRLAGGLQKMVALLNKTNVKFLAITTDCLQILAYGNQESKLIILASGGPQALVNIMRTYTYEKLLWTTSRVLKVLSVCSSNKPAIVEAGGMQALGLHLTDPSQRLVQNCLWTLRNLSDAATKQEGMEGLLGTLVQLLGSDDINVVTCAAGILSNLTCNNYKNKMMVCQVGGIEALVRTVLRAGDREDITEPAICALRHLTSRHQEAEMAQNAVRLHYGLPVVVKLLHPPSHWPLIKATVGLIRNLALCPANHAPLREQGAIPRLVQLLVRAHQDTQRRTSMGGTQQQFVEGVRMEEIVEGCTGALHILARDVHNRIVIRGLNTIPLFVQLLYSPIENIQRVAAGVLCELAQDKEAAEAIEAEGATAPLTELLHSRNEGVATYAAAVLFRMSEDKPQDYKKRLSVELTSSLFRTEPMTWNETADLGLDIGAQGEPLGYRQDDPSYRSFHSGGYGQDALGMDPMMEHEMGGHHPGADYPVDGLPDLGHAQDLMDGLPPGDSNQLAWFDTDL, from the exons ATGGAATTAGACATGGCGATGGAGCCAGATAGAAAAGCAGCTGTTAGCCACTGGCAACAACAGTCTTACCTTGATTCTGGAATCCATTCTGGTGCCACAACAACAGCTCCCTCCCTGAGTGGCAAAGGAAATCCTGAGGAGGAAGATGTAGATACTACCCAAGTTTTATATGAATGGGAACAGGGATTTTCTCAGTCCTTCACACAGGAACAGGTAGCTG ATATTGATGGCCAGTACGCCATGACCAGAGCGCAGAGAGTACGAGCTGCCATGTTCCCTGAAACACTGGATGAGGGAATGCAGATCCCATCCACTCAGTTTGATGCAGCTCACCCAACAAATGTTCAGCGTTTGGCCGAACCTTCTCAGATGCTAAAGCATGCTGTGGTGAATTTGATCAACTACCAGGATGATGCAGAGCTAGCTACTCGTGCAATTCCTGAATTGACCAAACTGCTAAATGATGAGGATcag GTGGTAGTTAATAAGGCTGCAGTTATGGTTCACCAACTGTCTAAGAAAGAAGCCTCCAGACACGCCATTATGCGCTCTCCTCAGATGGTATCTGCTATTGTGCGCACCATGCAAAATACAAATGATGTAGAAACAGCACGTTGTACTGCTGGAACACTGCACAATCTTTCCCATCACCGTGAAGGCTTACTGGCTATCTTTAAGTCTGGTGGCATTCCTGCCCTTGTGAAAATGCTTGG CTCCCCAGTGGACTCTGTGTTGTTTTATGCCATTACGACTCTCCACAACCTTTTATTACATCAAGAAGGAGCCAAAATGGCGGTGCGTCTTGCTGGTGGGCTGCAGAAAATGGTTGCTTTGCTCaacaaaacaaatgttaaattccTGGCTATCACAACAGACTGTCTTCAAATTTTGGCTTATGGCAATCAAGAAAGCAAG CTGATCATTCTGGCTAGTGGTGGGCCCCAGGCTCTGGTAAATATAATGAGGACTTACACCTATGAAAAACTCCTGTGGACCACAAGTAGAGTACTGAAGGTTTTGTCAGTCTGCTCTAGTAACAAACCAGCTATTGTGGAAGCTG gtGGAATGCAAGCTTTAGGACTTCACCTTACAGATCCAAGTCAGCGTCTTGTACAGAATTGTCTCTGGACTCTTAGGAATCTCTCAGATGCTGCGACTAAGCAG GAAGGAATGGAAGGTCTTCTAGGGACTCTGGTTCAGCTTTTAGGCTCAGATGATATAAATGTTGTCACCTGTGCTGCTGGCATCCTTTCTAATCTCACCTGCAATAACTACAAGAACAAGATGATGGTGTGCCAAGTTGGTGGAATCGAAGCTCTTGTTCGCACCGTTCTTCGCGCTGGTGATAGGGAGGATATCACTGAACCTGCCATCTGTGCTCTTCGTCATTTGACTAGTAGACACCAGGAGGCTGAGATGGCACAGAATGCTGTCCGCCTCCATTATGGACTCCCAGTGGTGGTTAAGCTCTTACATCCACCATCTCATTGGCCTCTAATAAAG GCTACTGTTGGTCTCATCCGAAATCTTGCCCTTTGCCCAGCAAATCATGCACCTTTACGTGAGCAAGGTGCCATTCCTCGGTTAGTTCAGTTGTTGGTGAGAGCACATCAGGACACCCAGCGCCGGACTTCAATGGGTGGGACACAGCAGCAGTTTGTG GAGGGAGTTCGTATGGAAGAAATCGTGGAAGGTTGCACTGGAGCCCTTCATATCCTTGCCCGCGATGTCCACAACCGAATCGTCATCAGGGGTCTAAATACCATTCCACTGTTCGTGCAG TTGCTGTATTCCCCTATTGAGAACATCCAGAGAGTGGCTGCAGGGGTGCTTTGTGAACTGGCTCAGGACAAGGAAGCCGCAGAAGCGATTGAGGCTGAGGGAGCCACTGCTCCTCTGACCGAATTACTGCATTCGAGAAATGAGGGTGTGG CTACATATGCAGCTGCTGTGTTGTTCCGGATGTCTGAGGACAAGCCACAGGACTACAAGAAGCGTCTTTCTGTCGAACTAACCAGCTCACTCTTCAGAACTGAACCAATGACTTGGAATGAG ACTGCTGATCTTGGACTTGATATTGGTGCCCAAGGAGAACCCCTTGGTTATCGTCAggatg ATCCTAGCTATCGTTCTTTCCACTCTGGAGGCTATGGCCAGGATGCCTTGGGGATGGACCCCATGATGGAACATGAAATGGGTGGCCACCACCCAGGGGCTGATTACCCAGTTGATGGGCTTCCAGATCTGGGACATGCCCAGGACCTTATGGATGGGTTGCCTCCAGGTGACAGTAATCAGTTGGCTTGGTTCGATACTGACCTGTAA